The Natrinema sp. DC36 genome includes the window TCATGGCGACGAACACAATGCATCGCGTCGCTCCGCGACTCGTCGACGAGCTGTCGATCCCGTTTCTCCACATCGTCGACGCCGCGGTTGATGCGATCCGCGCCGACGGGGTCGAGACGGTCGGGGTGCTTGGGACGAAAGCCGTGATGGAGGGGGCGTTCTACCACGAGCGGTTCGGCTCGCGCGGAGTCGAAACGGTCGTGCCCGGTATCGACGACCGCGAAGCCGTCGACCGGATCATCTTCGAGGAACTGACGACTGGACAGGTGCGAGAGGAGTCTCGAGGGCGATATCTCGACGTGATTGACGGTCTGGTCGAGAAGGGTGCCCGGGGAATCGTCCTCGGGTGTACCGAAATCGAGCTCCTGGTCGAGCAACGGGACTGCCCCGAGATCCCGCTGTTCGATACGACTGCACTTCACGTCGACCGTGCCGTCGAGCGGAGTCTTCGCCCCGTCCTCGACGATTGAGGCTCCCGGTCACGCCAGCCGATCAAAGG containing:
- a CDS encoding aspartate/glutamate racemase family protein, translated to MSFTEPQTIGILGGMSSESTRTYYRLIDRKVNDALGGHNAGDILIRSVNFARIERCIRDQRWEEAGELLVDAALDLEAGGADFVVMATNTMHRVAPRLVDELSIPFLHIVDAAVDAIRADGVETVGVLGTKAVMEGAFYHERFGSRGVETVVPGIDDREAVDRIIFEELTTGQVREESRGRYLDVIDGLVEKGARGIVLGCTEIELLVEQRDCPEIPLFDTTALHVDRAVERSLRPVLDD